In a single window of the Blastopirellula retiformator genome:
- a CDS encoding MFS transporter — translation MAGHSAEISSPRSQSGGIVRALAHRNYRLFLVGQSVSLIGTWMQQTALAWLVYEMTNSPLLLGIVAFAGQIPTFFLAPVAGGLSDQFSRRRTLLVTQAIAMSQAAILALLMWTGQIEVWQIILLNLILGATNAFDMPTRQAFLVDMVPNREDLPNAIALNSSIVTGSRLVGPFAAGLMLAGIGATLCFAVNAISYVAVIGAYLLMRDLPQIRPAPGAKLGAGIVEGFRYAFGFPPICVLLLLMGMVSMMGMPMSVLLPAVASEVLHGGPDLFGLLTGATGVGALGAAVYLASRRSVLGLARRMALAGAVHGVAMITFAFSRNIPLSLGLLMAIGFTMMMQLAGGNTLIQTIVDEDKRGRVMSLYTMAIMGAAPIGSLIAGAIANHFGTTVAIVICGGCCLLGSAGFAAVLPRLRKHIAPVYRRKGILPAIAEGLEASAEIQVPPERAA, via the coding sequence ATGGCAGGCCATTCCGCCGAGATCTCCAGTCCCCGTTCGCAATCTGGAGGGATCGTGCGCGCCCTGGCGCATCGGAACTACCGCCTGTTTTTGGTGGGGCAAAGCGTCTCGCTGATTGGCACCTGGATGCAGCAAACGGCGCTCGCCTGGCTGGTCTACGAGATGACCAACTCGCCGCTGCTGCTGGGCATTGTCGCGTTCGCCGGGCAGATTCCGACCTTTTTTCTCGCCCCGGTCGCCGGCGGACTTTCGGACCAATTCAGTCGCCGCCGCACGCTGTTGGTCACCCAGGCGATCGCCATGTCGCAGGCCGCAATTCTGGCGCTGCTAATGTGGACCGGGCAAATCGAAGTCTGGCAGATCATCTTGCTCAATTTGATCTTAGGGGCGACCAACGCGTTTGACATGCCGACCCGCCAGGCGTTTCTGGTCGACATGGTCCCTAATCGAGAAGACCTGCCCAACGCGATCGCGCTTAACTCATCGATCGTGACCGGCTCGCGGCTGGTCGGACCATTTGCGGCCGGTTTGATGTTGGCCGGCATCGGCGCTACGCTTTGCTTTGCCGTCAACGCGATCAGCTATGTCGCGGTGATCGGGGCCTACCTGCTGATGCGCGATCTCCCCCAGATTCGGCCTGCCCCAGGAGCGAAGCTGGGCGCCGGCATTGTCGAAGGGTTTCGCTATGCGTTTGGCTTTCCGCCGATCTGCGTGCTGTTGCTGTTGATGGGGATGGTCAGCATGATGGGAATGCCGATGTCGGTGTTGTTGCCCGCCGTGGCGAGCGAAGTATTGCATGGCGGCCCTGACCTGTTTGGCCTGCTGACCGGGGCGACCGGCGTGGGCGCGCTGGGAGCGGCGGTCTATCTCGCGTCGCGACGGTCGGTGTTGGGACTAGCGCGACGGATGGCGCTGGCCGGCGCCGTACATGGCGTCGCGATGATCACATTCGCCTTCTCGCGCAACATCCCGCTGTCGCTCGGTTTGTTGATGGCGATCGGTTTTACGATGATGATGCAGTTGGCCGGCGGCAACACGCTGATCCAAACGATCGTCGACGAAGACAAACGAGGCCGAGTGATGAGCCTCTACACGATGGCCATCATGGGCGCCGCTCCGATTGGCAGCCTGATCGCCGGCGCCATCGCCAACCATTTCGGCACGACGGTCGCAATCGTCATCTGCGGCGGCTGTTGCCTGCTGGGGAGCGCCGGGTTTGCGGCGGTATTGCCGAGACTACGCAAACACATTGCGCCCGTCTATCGCCGCAAAGGAATCTTGCCGGCCATCGCCGAAGGACTCGAAGCGAGCGCCGAGATTCAGGTACCGCCGGAACGTGCGGCGTAA
- a CDS encoding MFS transporter: MSADDVPPTPFAPRSVFGPLLRHPNFRYFAFGQAVSQTGTWLQYTSMAWLTYDLGHSTFVLGLVAFAGQIPTFFLAPLAGVLSDRVNRRQAIMLLQWIAMLQAATLSALVWARQINQWEIIAFSLVLGIVNAFEVPLRHALVADLVDDREDLGGAIAINSAIVNGSRLVGPLVAGLLLATLGEAYCFLINAITHIPVITALFFMRNLAEPAPAKKMAVRDGMVEGFTYAIGLPPVYSLLLFMCLVSVMGMQGSVVLPAIVEDLVHAGPDLYGEMTGATGVGAILAGFYLATRKTVMGIGLRIVMAGFVYGGGMLLFTWTKVPGLMLAILAITGFALMLIKAGANIVLQTVVREEMRGRVMSFYTMAVLGTAPFGSLIAGTIAQFYGPLASITVSGVVCIAGSLAFAWMLPSLRKKAIEMLDVAEGGSPLGDAMETTAEIPLPSTGSPLRPPEKE; encoded by the coding sequence ATGTCCGCCGACGACGTCCCGCCAACTCCCTTCGCCCCCCGCTCGGTCTTTGGACCGCTGCTGCGCCATCCCAATTTTCGCTACTTCGCGTTTGGCCAGGCAGTTTCGCAGACCGGCACCTGGCTGCAGTACACGTCGATGGCGTGGCTGACCTATGACCTCGGCCATTCGACGTTTGTGCTCGGCCTGGTCGCGTTCGCTGGGCAGATCCCGACGTTCTTTCTCGCGCCGCTGGCCGGGGTGCTGTCGGATCGCGTGAACCGCCGCCAGGCGATCATGCTATTGCAGTGGATCGCCATGCTGCAGGCCGCGACCCTATCGGCGCTAGTCTGGGCGCGGCAGATCAACCAATGGGAGATCATCGCGTTTAGCTTGGTGCTGGGGATCGTCAACGCGTTTGAAGTGCCGCTGCGGCATGCGCTTGTCGCCGATCTGGTCGATGACCGGGAAGACCTGGGTGGCGCCATCGCGATCAACTCGGCAATCGTCAATGGCTCGCGGCTGGTCGGACCATTGGTCGCCGGCCTGTTGCTCGCGACGCTGGGAGAAGCGTACTGCTTTCTGATCAACGCGATCACTCACATCCCGGTGATCACGGCCCTGTTCTTCATGCGCAACCTGGCCGAACCGGCGCCGGCCAAGAAGATGGCCGTCCGCGATGGCATGGTCGAAGGGTTCACCTATGCGATCGGCTTGCCGCCGGTCTATTCGCTGCTGCTGTTCATGTGCCTGGTCAGTGTGATGGGGATGCAGGGCTCGGTCGTGCTGCCGGCGATCGTCGAAGATCTGGTGCACGCGGGTCCCGATCTTTATGGCGAGATGACCGGCGCTACCGGCGTCGGCGCCATCCTGGCCGGCTTCTACCTGGCGACGCGCAAGACGGTGATGGGAATTGGCCTGCGGATCGTCATGGCAGGCTTTGTCTACGGCGGCGGGATGTTGCTGTTTACCTGGACGAAGGTCCCTGGTTTGATGCTGGCGATTCTGGCGATCACGGGGTTCGCGTTGATGCTGATCAAGGCTGGCGCTAACATTGTGCTGCAAACGGTCGTGCGAGAGGAGATGCGCGGCCGGGTGATGAGCTTCTACACGATGGCGGTACTAGGGACGGCGCCCTTTGGCAGTTTGATCGCCGGGACGATCGCCCAGTTTTATGGTCCGCTGGCGTCGATCACCGTCAGCGGCGTCGTCTGTATCGCCGGCAGCCTGGCGTTTGCCTGGATGCTGCCCAGTTTGCGGAAAAAAGCGATCGAGATGCTGGACGTCGCCGAGGGAGGTTCTCCGCTGGGAGACGCCATGGAAACGACCGCCGAAATCCCGCTCCCTTCCACCGGTTCACCGCTTCGGCCGCCTGAAAAAGAGTAG
- a CDS encoding AAA family ATPase, whose amino-acid sequence MNRSDRIERLRELLQGQGMFPIAVPDPMIEAAVDRFDSTNKPLQEFTSVELLEQPHEVDWLVPGLLSRGAPAVICGPSKCLKTSLAVDLVAALSTGEKFLGRFATKRKVRVGIFSGEQAKHALTDLTRRWMTSKQKQETPRFVCALQGASANLEKQLRQLRAWIGKYELEVVMIDPLDVAAKTKRAHTLHLQAMIRCCLECGATPILCCATRKTIRPRTLNVTDLQSAGCHDLARQWLLVNRRQSYELGSGRHQLWLTVGGDAGQDDLWGVDVDEGRLSDATGRRWQTSVRSPESLKNEQAAREAMTRDERHDAKLRVVIENLGPDRAMKQTVREHAGMNGTMFAAAWERLLANGEIEAVTPARRSGFATFQLKNVGQSSVGQAVPAESTSDHPEQSPPTPKNETVQSGPPELQEPPVGSAMRTKTPPNDDDDQVINNATNKKESPASPVTEKPKQSSPVEPHESTKQSSPTQKAPEGRRQSSLGRSRASDAALGKVATMIASPGGATQ is encoded by the coding sequence ATGAATCGTAGTGATCGGATCGAGCGGCTGCGGGAGTTGTTGCAAGGGCAAGGGATGTTCCCGATCGCGGTGCCTGATCCGATGATCGAGGCGGCGGTCGACCGGTTTGACTCGACCAACAAACCGCTGCAAGAGTTCACCTCGGTCGAACTGCTCGAGCAGCCGCACGAAGTCGACTGGCTGGTGCCCGGCCTGCTCTCGCGCGGCGCTCCGGCGGTGATTTGCGGGCCGAGCAAATGTTTGAAAACGTCGCTGGCGGTCGACCTGGTGGCGGCCTTGTCGACGGGCGAAAAGTTCTTGGGGCGATTTGCGACCAAGCGCAAGGTGCGCGTCGGCATCTTCAGCGGCGAGCAAGCGAAGCATGCGCTGACCGACTTAACGCGGCGGTGGATGACGAGCAAACAGAAACAAGAGACGCCCCGGTTCGTCTGCGCGCTGCAAGGGGCGAGTGCGAATCTTGAAAAACAGCTGCGGCAGTTGCGCGCGTGGATCGGCAAGTACGAGTTGGAAGTGGTGATGATCGACCCGCTCGACGTCGCGGCCAAAACAAAACGGGCCCACACGCTGCATCTGCAGGCGATGATCCGCTGTTGTCTCGAGTGCGGCGCGACGCCGATTTTGTGCTGCGCGACGCGCAAGACGATTCGGCCGCGAACGCTCAATGTGACCGACTTGCAAAGCGCCGGCTGTCACGACCTGGCCCGGCAATGGCTGCTGGTGAATCGCCGCCAAAGCTATGAACTCGGCAGCGGAAGGCATCAACTATGGCTGACTGTTGGCGGCGACGCCGGGCAAGATGATCTGTGGGGCGTTGATGTCGACGAAGGTCGGTTGAGTGATGCAACGGGAAGAAGATGGCAGACGAGCGTTCGTTCGCCGGAGTCGCTGAAGAACGAACAAGCCGCCCGCGAAGCGATGACCCGCGACGAGCGGCACGATGCAAAACTGCGCGTCGTGATCGAAAACCTCGGCCCCGACCGAGCGATGAAGCAAACGGTTCGCGAACATGCCGGGATGAACGGCACAATGTTCGCGGCCGCGTGGGAGCGCTTGTTGGCGAATGGCGAAATCGAAGCAGTAACCCCCGCCCGGCGAAGCGGCTTCGCCACCTTCCAGTTGAAAAACGTAGGGCAATCCAGCGTAGGGCAGGCCGTGCCTGCCGAGAGCACGAGCGACCACCCCGAACAAAGTCCACCCACCCCAAAAAACGAAACAGTCCAGTCCGGTCCGCCCGAGTTGCAAGAACCGCCCGTAGGGTCCGCTATGCGGACCAAGACCCCGCCAAACGATGACGATGATCAAGTCATCAACAACGCCACGAACAAGAAAGAGTCGCCAGCGAGTCCCGTCACGGAAAAACCAAAACAGTCCAGTCCCGTCGAACCGCACGAATCCACGAA